From the Salinimicrobium tongyeongense genome, one window contains:
- a CDS encoding 1-acyl-sn-glycerol-3-phosphate acyltransferase, with protein MGWKFYGSWPPALKKAVVIVVPHTSWHDFYLGLLVRRILGVDIKYVAKKELFKPPFGWYFKWMGGTALDRTPGQKK; from the coding sequence ATGGGCTGGAAATTCTACGGAAGCTGGCCCCCCGCACTAAAAAAAGCAGTTGTGATCGTAGTGCCGCATACCAGCTGGCACGATTTCTACCTGGGGCTTTTAGTGCGCAGGATTCTTGGGGTAGATATAAAATATGTCGCTAAAAAGGAACTTTTCAAACCTCCTTTTGGGTGGTACTTTAAGTGGATGGGCGGTACGGCTTTAGACCGAACTCCCGGCCAGAAAAAGTAG
- a CDS encoding AI-2E family transporter produces the protein MEKTINSKGKQILLYVTLTILGLYFLFQGLAEASGFFIPLTTAVVLSLLMIPLCRKMENSFMNRMASSLVNTFIIFLASVGFFAIISMQVKTVVDDWPKIRETMAPKIAQVKAFLFEHTPLEEQDLESSEDGGSLPFMSSDSNAGQKAASFLNSAISFFGDYLITFIYIFFLLNYRHRFKNFLLLLFPDSRRHEVKKVIEKSAEVTRRYLVGKLILIGFLAVLYAVGLGISGVNNFILISILAAVLSLLPYIGNIVGFGLAMIFGYLVSGETGVLVGIIITFGVAQFVESYILEPYIVGDQVDLHPFFVILAVIIGGMVWGIAGMVLSIPILAIINVVFSNISPLKPFGFLLSKDDDDEKE, from the coding sequence ATGGAAAAAACGATCAACTCAAAAGGGAAACAAATACTTCTTTATGTAACGCTAACTATACTGGGATTGTATTTTCTGTTTCAGGGCCTTGCAGAGGCAAGCGGTTTCTTTATTCCATTGACCACTGCGGTAGTGCTTTCTTTACTCATGATCCCACTCTGCCGAAAAATGGAAAATTCGTTTATGAATAGAATGGCCTCCTCGCTGGTGAATACTTTTATCATTTTCCTGGCTTCGGTTGGCTTTTTTGCGATCATTTCTATGCAGGTAAAAACCGTGGTTGATGACTGGCCCAAGATCAGGGAAACCATGGCACCCAAAATTGCGCAGGTAAAGGCTTTCCTGTTTGAGCACACGCCGCTGGAGGAGCAGGATCTCGAAAGTTCAGAAGATGGCGGCAGCCTTCCTTTTATGAGTTCAGACTCCAATGCCGGTCAAAAAGCAGCTTCTTTTCTCAACAGCGCCATCAGCTTTTTTGGCGACTACCTTATTACCTTTATTTACATCTTTTTCCTGCTCAACTACAGGCACAGGTTTAAAAACTTTTTGTTGTTGCTTTTCCCCGATTCCCGGCGGCATGAAGTAAAAAAAGTTATCGAAAAATCGGCTGAGGTCACGCGCAGGTACCTGGTGGGAAAGCTGATCCTCATCGGGTTCCTGGCAGTTCTGTATGCCGTTGGCCTGGGCATCTCGGGTGTGAATAATTTTATTTTAATAAGTATACTGGCCGCCGTGTTAAGCCTCCTGCCCTACATTGGTAATATTGTAGGCTTTGGGCTGGCAATGATCTTCGGGTACCTGGTATCGGGGGAAACCGGCGTACTGGTGGGCATTATCATCACCTTTGGGGTGGCACAATTTGTAGAAAGTTATATTTTGGAGCCTTATATAGTGGGAGACCAGGTAGATTTGCACCCATTTTTCGTCATTTTGGCGGTCATTATTGGGGGCATGGTGTGGGGCATTGCAGGCATGGTGCTGTCTATCCCCATCCTGGCCATTATCAACGTGGTCTTCAGCAATATTTCACCACTAAAACCCTTCGGGTTCCTGCTAAGCAAGGACGATGATGATGAAAAGGAATAA
- a CDS encoding baeRF3 domain-containing protein encodes MPILTKEQFEDLAKFDSNPCVSIFIPTVRAGKDVLEEKDKINLKSQWKKAVEELKAMGYPQDKIDKMGKPVNDLMDDSDFWRHQSDGLALFLADGFSRQYTLPIYFEAFTYVADHFYLKPLVPMFNGDGRFYLLHLQLDEVKLYEATQYSIGEVKIDDLTPERLEDRVGYDYEEKNSKHKTQRNSVGANPQGTSTQHGYEAATRDRKNEILRFFRAVDKGIYEILHNDNVPLIVACQDSHFPIYQEASRYKNLYPKPVPGNPEADHDSIFGLHAAALETLEPHFRKEKDEKMKQFNDLNPSRTSTQVSEIIPAIFEGKVDTLFLQNREDIWGDYNEKMASVDVHDEKRNGSISLMNLAAVKVIQQNGKAYLIEREFMPNKDSKLNAVYRY; translated from the coding sequence ATGCCAATTTTGACAAAAGAACAATTTGAGGACTTAGCAAAATTTGACAGCAATCCCTGCGTCTCCATTTTTATCCCTACCGTGAGGGCCGGAAAAGACGTTTTGGAAGAAAAGGATAAGATCAATCTAAAAAGTCAGTGGAAAAAGGCCGTAGAGGAGTTAAAAGCAATGGGATATCCGCAGGATAAAATAGATAAAATGGGGAAACCGGTGAACGACCTGATGGATGACAGTGATTTTTGGCGGCATCAAAGCGACGGCCTGGCCCTGTTTTTGGCCGACGGTTTTTCCCGGCAGTACACTCTCCCCATTTATTTTGAGGCTTTTACCTATGTAGCCGATCATTTTTACTTAAAACCACTGGTGCCAATGTTTAATGGAGATGGCAGATTTTATTTGCTGCACCTACAGCTTGACGAGGTAAAACTGTATGAAGCCACTCAATATTCCATAGGAGAGGTGAAAATTGACGATCTCACGCCCGAAAGGCTTGAAGACCGGGTTGGCTACGATTATGAAGAAAAGAACAGCAAGCACAAAACCCAGAGAAACAGCGTGGGGGCAAACCCGCAGGGCACTTCTACCCAGCACGGCTATGAAGCTGCGACCCGCGATCGCAAAAACGAGATTCTACGCTTCTTTCGCGCGGTGGACAAAGGGATCTATGAAATTCTGCACAACGATAACGTACCCCTTATAGTGGCATGCCAGGATTCACACTTCCCAATTTACCAGGAAGCCAGCCGCTACAAGAACCTGTACCCAAAACCGGTGCCGGGAAACCCTGAAGCCGACCATGACAGTATTTTCGGGCTACATGCCGCGGCCCTTGAAACCCTTGAGCCACACTTTAGAAAAGAAAAAGACGAGAAAATGAAGCAGTTCAATGATTTGAATCCTTCCCGAACTTCCACACAGGTTTCGGAGATCATCCCTGCTATTTTTGAAGGGAAGGTTGATACGCTTTTCCTGCAAAACCGCGAAGACATCTGGGGAGATTACAATGAAAAAATGGCTTCGGTAGATGTGCATGACGAAAAAAGGAACGGCAGTATTTCCCTGATGAACCTGGCCGCTGTAAAAGTGATTCAGCAAAACGGAAAGGCTTATCTTATTGAAAGAGAGTTTATGCCAAACAAAGATTCCAAGCTAAACGCCGTTTACAGATATTAA
- a CDS encoding hemerythrin domain-containing protein — protein sequence MEKPTPIKRHEALKPLSRDHHHGLLLCWKIREGLKRGVSLERIKKYTDFFFTSQLRPHFRFEEAEIFPLLGEDHPMAQRAINEHSRLESLFKEEAGEAGFHSIEKELNRHIRFEERELFRELQETVSEEKLQNITNKEEEIITPDPDDWDDKFWQETSKA from the coding sequence ATGGAAAAACCTACACCTATAAAAAGGCACGAAGCATTGAAGCCGTTAAGCCGCGACCACCACCACGGGTTGCTCTTGTGCTGGAAAATTAGAGAAGGATTAAAAAGAGGTGTTTCCCTGGAGCGCATTAAAAAATACACCGATTTTTTCTTTACTTCTCAACTAAGGCCCCACTTCAGGTTTGAAGAGGCAGAAATATTTCCCCTTTTAGGAGAAGATCACCCCATGGCGCAAAGGGCAATCAATGAACACTCCCGGCTTGAGTCTTTGTTCAAAGAAGAAGCTGGTGAAGCAGGCTTTCATTCCATAGAAAAGGAATTGAACCGGCACATAAGGTTTGAAGAGCGGGAGCTGTTCAGGGAGCTGCAGGAAACTGTTTCCGAAGAAAAGCTGCAGAACATCACCAATAAAGAGGAAGAGATTATCACCCCAGATCCAGACGATTGGGATGATAAATTCTGGCAGGAAACGTCAAAAGCTTAA
- the recQ gene encoding DNA helicase RecQ: protein MVEEAKLLGTLKEYFGYDSFRPLQKQIIEAVFEGRDNLVIMPTGGGKSICFQLPAILLPGITIVISPLIALMKDQVDGLSANGISAAFLNSSQKEEEQQEIFRKIGKNEIKLLYVAPESLQYIDAVFSAGNISLIAIDEAHCISSWGHDFRPAYTQLGYLKNRHPETPIIALTATADKATRQDICEQLNIPNAMQHLSSFDRKNLSLEVRPGTKKFEQILAFLKGRKSESGIIYCLSRKNTEELAVKLQAKGYKAEAYHAGLSHEERIQIQEDFINDTKEIICATIAFGMGIDKSNVRWVIHYNMPKNLEGYYQEIGRAGRDGLPSSTLLFHSYADVVQLQKFAEGSGNAEIQLAKLDRMKQYSEALSCRRKILLSYFGELISEDCGNCDVCKNPPEFFDGTILAQKALSTVFRLREQEPISTVIDVLRGAQNAQVLEKGYQKLSTYGIAGDVAWRDWQQYMIQLINQGYLEIAFHDQNKIRLTSLAKNVLFEQEKVSLADVAQAELKKQPALAEKTSENSLFERLRKLRLEISREEDIPAYLIFNDVTLKEMEKERPMTDEDFMQISGVGRQKMQNYGYRFIKEIIAHSKEKREKKTRKKGNTYKETLKLYREGMSIEEMAQARNLAATTIFSHLSKLYETGEEVDLKKYISEADLESVRKARKELAKPDALKPYFEHFKEEMDYGTIRVALTILNKES, encoded by the coding sequence ATGGTTGAAGAGGCAAAATTACTAGGCACATTAAAGGAATATTTTGGTTATGACAGCTTCAGGCCGCTGCAAAAGCAAATTATAGAAGCTGTTTTTGAAGGTCGTGACAACCTTGTGATCATGCCCACAGGCGGCGGAAAATCAATTTGTTTCCAGCTACCGGCAATCCTGCTTCCGGGTATTACCATTGTGATTTCTCCGCTCATCGCCCTTATGAAAGATCAGGTAGACGGGCTTAGTGCTAACGGAATTTCGGCAGCATTCCTTAACAGCAGTCAGAAAGAAGAAGAGCAGCAGGAAATCTTCCGGAAGATCGGGAAAAATGAGATCAAGCTGCTTTACGTGGCGCCCGAGAGCCTTCAGTACATAGATGCGGTCTTTTCCGCAGGCAATATCAGCCTCATTGCCATAGATGAAGCGCATTGTATCTCAAGTTGGGGGCACGATTTCAGGCCGGCCTATACGCAGCTGGGGTATCTTAAGAACCGCCATCCCGAAACGCCCATCATCGCCCTCACCGCTACAGCCGATAAAGCCACGCGCCAGGATATTTGCGAACAGCTCAATATCCCCAATGCCATGCAGCACCTCTCTTCTTTTGACAGGAAGAACCTGAGCCTGGAAGTACGGCCCGGCACCAAAAAATTTGAACAGATTCTGGCATTTTTGAAAGGCAGGAAGTCTGAAAGCGGCATCATCTACTGTTTAAGCCGAAAGAATACCGAAGAACTGGCCGTAAAACTTCAGGCTAAGGGCTATAAGGCCGAAGCTTATCACGCCGGCCTGTCCCATGAGGAAAGGATCCAGATCCAGGAAGATTTCATCAATGACACCAAAGAGATCATCTGCGCTACGATTGCCTTTGGCATGGGCATAGACAAGTCGAATGTGCGCTGGGTGATTCATTACAACATGCCCAAGAACCTTGAAGGTTACTACCAGGAAATTGGCCGCGCCGGGCGTGACGGCCTGCCTTCCTCTACGCTCCTCTTTCACAGTTATGCCGATGTGGTGCAGCTGCAGAAGTTTGCTGAAGGCTCGGGAAACGCCGAAATTCAGCTGGCAAAACTCGACCGCATGAAGCAATATTCTGAAGCTTTGAGCTGCCGCCGAAAGATCCTGCTGAGTTACTTTGGAGAACTGATTTCTGAAGATTGCGGCAACTGCGATGTATGTAAGAATCCGCCTGAATTTTTTGACGGCACTATTTTAGCTCAAAAAGCCCTCTCTACGGTTTTCCGGCTCAGGGAACAGGAACCCATCTCTACGGTTATAGACGTGCTGCGGGGAGCCCAAAATGCGCAGGTGCTTGAAAAAGGCTACCAAAAGCTCTCTACCTATGGCATTGCCGGCGATGTGGCATGGCGGGACTGGCAGCAGTACATGATCCAGCTGATCAACCAGGGCTACCTTGAGATTGCCTTTCACGATCAAAACAAGATCAGGCTCACAAGCCTTGCCAAAAATGTGCTTTTTGAGCAGGAAAAAGTTTCCCTGGCCGATGTCGCACAGGCCGAATTAAAGAAACAACCCGCGCTTGCCGAAAAAACTTCGGAAAACAGCCTTTTTGAGAGGTTGAGAAAACTGAGACTTGAAATTTCGAGGGAAGAAGACATCCCGGCTTACCTGATCTTTAACGATGTCACCCTCAAAGAAATGGAAAAAGAGCGCCCCATGACCGATGAGGATTTTATGCAAATAAGTGGAGTTGGACGCCAAAAAATGCAGAATTACGGGTACAGGTTCATCAAGGAGATCATCGCTCACAGCAAGGAGAAACGGGAGAAGAAAACCCGAAAAAAAGGGAATACTTATAAGGAAACCCTGAAGTTGTACCGCGAGGGAATGAGTATAGAAGAAATGGCACAGGCCCGAAACCTGGCTGCAACCACTATTTTTTCACACCTCTCTAAACTTTACGAAACCGGCGAAGAGGTAGATCTCAAAAAATATATTTCAGAAGCAGATCTTGAATCGGTGCGCAAAGCAAGGAAAGAACTCGCCAAGCCCGATGCGTTAAAACCCTACTTCGAACATTTTAAAGAAGAAATGGATTATGGTACCATTCGCGTAGCATTGACGATACTGAATAAGGAAAGTTGA
- a CDS encoding proline dehydrogenase family protein: MITQKIFNDTETAFKLKTDSELNRAIFLFEMIDRPLLVKTGTAMTNLALKAHLPVEGLIKKTIFNQFCGGVTEKDCLPTIEKMYSKNLHSILDYSVEGKEKESEFEKAIERKTNIVKFISKRDELPFAVFKPTGIGRFELWQKVSANANLSLEEEEEWQRVKNRVNKICDEAYKQGVRLLADAEESWMQDAADVLIEEMMFKYNRERAIIFNTLQCYRWDRMQYLKDLHSRAKEQGFIVGAKVVRGAYLEKENERASKMGYLSPICENKEATDVNYNGVLTYCLAHIEDISVFIGTHNEMSNYLALQVMEDKGIEKNDDRVWFSQLFGMSEHISYNLAEAGYNVAKLVPFGPVKEVVPYLIRRAEENTSVKGQTGRELGLLYEERKRRAGEITKSNRESELAG, from the coding sequence ATGATCACACAGAAGATATTTAATGATACTGAGACAGCTTTTAAACTTAAAACTGATTCAGAATTAAACCGGGCCATCTTTCTTTTCGAGATGATTGACCGGCCATTATTGGTCAAAACAGGTACTGCAATGACCAACCTTGCTCTTAAAGCACATTTGCCGGTAGAGGGGCTCATCAAAAAGACCATTTTTAACCAGTTTTGTGGCGGGGTGACCGAGAAGGACTGCCTTCCCACCATAGAAAAAATGTACAGCAAAAACCTTCACAGCATTCTCGATTATTCTGTTGAAGGAAAAGAGAAAGAAAGTGAATTTGAGAAGGCTATTGAACGCAAGACCAATATTGTAAAATTTATTTCAAAACGTGACGAGCTTCCGTTTGCGGTTTTTAAACCCACGGGTATTGGCCGTTTTGAACTCTGGCAAAAAGTTTCTGCCAATGCCAACCTTTCCCTCGAAGAGGAAGAAGAGTGGCAACGAGTAAAAAACCGGGTGAACAAGATTTGCGATGAGGCGTACAAACAGGGCGTAAGATTGCTTGCCGATGCCGAAGAAAGCTGGATGCAGGATGCTGCCGATGTGCTTATTGAAGAAATGATGTTCAAGTACAACCGAGAACGGGCAATAATCTTCAACACGCTGCAATGCTACCGCTGGGACAGGATGCAGTATCTTAAAGACCTGCACAGCCGTGCCAAAGAACAGGGCTTTATTGTGGGTGCCAAGGTTGTGCGAGGGGCATATCTTGAAAAGGAAAATGAAAGGGCTTCAAAAATGGGATATTTGTCGCCCATTTGTGAGAACAAAGAAGCAACCGATGTAAATTACAACGGCGTGCTTACTTACTGCCTGGCACATATAGAAGATATTTCGGTGTTTATCGGTACGCACAACGAAATGAGCAACTACCTGGCCCTGCAGGTTATGGAAGATAAGGGCATTGAAAAGAATGACGACAGGGTGTGGTTTTCCCAGCTCTTCGGAATGAGCGAGCACATTAGCTATAATCTTGCTGAAGCCGGTTATAATGTGGCCAAGCTCGTGCCCTTTGGCCCGGTAAAGGAAGTTGTGCCTTATCTTATTAGAAGGGCCGAAGAAAATACCTCTGTAAAAGGGCAAACCGGAAGGGAATTAGGGCTGCTTTACGAAGAAAGAAAAAGAAGGGCAGGAGAGATCACCAAGAGTAACAGGGAGAGTGAACTGGCTGGCTAG
- the corA gene encoding magnesium/cobalt transporter CorA → MVKRTRYLSKRPKSNKALHQAPGTVTYVGRKEQVETLLEVIDYNAGNYERITSKNPGDAFQFEEEDRTTWINIDGLSNTAEIEKIGKYYDLHPLIIEDIVNTNQRPKIDEYKDYFFIVAKMLYFREDGRLENEHISMVLGKNYVLTFQEAGGDVFDGVRERLSKAKGRIRSRGADYLVFALLDAIVDHYFLVVDDMSDKIEAMEERLFDAQPKDDTILEIQELKRTMLRIRRAVNPLREVVSRLEKLDHDLVQEQTLNYIRDLYDHMLQVSENIEIYREMTWGLMDMYMTTISNKMNEVMKVLTIMASIFIPLTFLAGIYGMNFEYMPELEYKYSYPVLLIAMLFLILAMLVYFRRKRWL, encoded by the coding sequence ATGGTTAAAAGAACCCGCTACCTCTCCAAAAGGCCAAAATCGAATAAAGCTTTGCACCAGGCTCCTGGAACCGTCACTTACGTGGGGCGAAAGGAGCAGGTTGAAACGCTGCTGGAAGTAATAGATTATAATGCAGGTAATTATGAAAGGATCACTTCAAAGAACCCCGGAGATGCTTTTCAGTTTGAAGAAGAAGACCGCACCACCTGGATCAATATTGACGGATTAAGCAATACGGCTGAAATTGAGAAGATTGGGAAGTATTACGACCTGCACCCCCTAATTATTGAAGATATTGTAAACACCAACCAGCGGCCAAAAATTGATGAATACAAAGATTACTTCTTTATAGTGGCAAAAATGCTATACTTTAGGGAGGATGGGCGGCTGGAAAATGAGCACATCAGCATGGTGCTGGGAAAAAATTATGTGCTCACCTTCCAGGAAGCCGGAGGGGATGTCTTTGACGGCGTGCGCGAAAGGCTTTCCAAAGCAAAAGGCCGTATAAGGAGCAGGGGGGCAGATTATCTGGTTTTTGCACTTTTAGATGCTATTGTAGATCACTATTTTTTGGTGGTAGACGATATGAGCGATAAAATAGAAGCCATGGAAGAACGGCTTTTTGACGCGCAGCCAAAAGATGATACCATACTTGAGATCCAGGAATTAAAGCGCACCATGTTGAGAATAAGGCGGGCTGTAAACCCGCTGCGCGAAGTGGTGAGCCGTCTTGAAAAACTAGATCACGACCTGGTGCAGGAGCAAACCCTCAATTATATTAGAGACCTTTACGACCACATGCTGCAGGTTTCGGAAAATATTGAGATCTACAGGGAAATGACCTGGGGCCTTATGGATATGTACATGACCACAATAAGCAATAAGATGAACGAAGTCATGAAGGTGCTCACCATAATGGCTTCCATATTCATTCCGCTTACATTTCTTGCGGGTATCTACGGGATGAATTTTGAATACATGCCCGAGCTGGAATACAAATACAGCTACCCGGTATTATTGATCGCCATGTTGTTTCTTATCCTTGCGATGCTGGTGTATTTTAGGCGAAAGCGGTGGCTTTAA
- a CDS encoding DUF1853 family protein, whose translation MEFTLADQFKGFLSTSEIFAENAIFDYPLYRTLKAISEENFPEIPAPRARVLGKRMEHFFACYVSHFTSEEILLQNQQVIQEKETLGEIDFLLKDTASEEIFHIELVFKFYIYDPDTGISEKDHLIGPNKRDNLNRKLERLQKRQFPLLFHEAAQNVLQAKGIDVQRVVQKMCFKASVFLPKKMRASALRNINPECVAGFWIKASEFTFEDYGQNTFFSPKKKFWPVLPGQNHSWYSFEEIKVQIAPLLSEKFSPLLWMKTLNGSYQRLFVVWW comes from the coding sequence ATGGAATTTACCCTAGCCGATCAATTTAAAGGCTTTTTAAGCACTTCCGAAATCTTTGCTGAAAATGCCATTTTTGACTACCCGCTCTATCGAACCTTAAAGGCCATTTCGGAAGAAAATTTTCCTGAAATCCCTGCGCCACGGGCAAGGGTGCTGGGAAAGCGCATGGAACACTTTTTTGCCTGTTATGTTTCGCATTTTACTTCGGAAGAAATCCTGCTACAGAACCAGCAGGTCATTCAGGAGAAAGAAACGCTTGGAGAAATCGATTTTTTGCTGAAAGACACTGCTTCAGAAGAAATTTTTCATATAGAACTGGTCTTCAAGTTCTATATCTACGATCCCGACACGGGTATTTCGGAAAAAGACCATTTAATTGGGCCCAACAAACGCGACAACCTGAACCGGAAACTGGAAAGGCTTCAAAAAAGGCAATTTCCGCTGCTCTTTCACGAGGCTGCTCAAAATGTGCTTCAGGCAAAAGGGATTGATGTGCAGCGGGTGGTTCAAAAAATGTGTTTTAAGGCTTCGGTTTTTCTTCCGAAGAAAATGCGGGCTTCAGCTTTAAGAAATATCAATCCTGAATGCGTGGCAGGTTTCTGGATAAAAGCTTCAGAATTCACTTTTGAAGACTATGGCCAAAATACTTTTTTTAGCCCCAAAAAGAAGTTTTGGCCGGTGCTCCCGGGGCAAAACCACAGCTGGTATTCGTTTGAAGAGATCAAAGTACAAATAGCACCGCTGCTCTCTGAAAAATTCTCTCCCCTTCTCTGGATGAAAACGCTAAATGGCAGCTACCAGAGGCTTTTTGTGGTATGGTGGTAA
- a CDS encoding tRNA pseudouridine synthase A: MGSKTSFIFKFVQIVIVKQQRYYYLIKIQYLGYRLHGWQRQPGLKTVEGLVKKTLRFVLGELSFKILGSSRTDAMVSAHESAFELFIDKEPLENMADFLVLFNQNLPPDIRALSIKEVDAGFNIIQHPKKKEYLYLFSFGRKSHPFAAPLMATFPEDLDIDLMMQGARMFEGHHSFHNFCTKPTPHTVVEREIEFCEIILNTKITASFFPERSYLLRVTGTGFLRNQIRLMMGTLVQLGRGELSLADLEKSLDPNIKMPVNYIAPGSGLILNKVDFT; this comes from the coding sequence ATGGGGTCCAAAACCAGTTTTATCTTTAAATTCGTACAAATTGTAATTGTGAAGCAGCAACGCTACTACTACCTTATAAAAATTCAGTACCTGGGATACCGGCTGCACGGCTGGCAAAGGCAACCCGGACTAAAAACGGTTGAAGGCCTGGTAAAAAAAACGCTCAGGTTTGTGCTGGGAGAGCTAAGCTTCAAGATATTGGGCTCCAGCCGTACCGACGCCATGGTCTCAGCCCACGAGTCGGCTTTTGAGCTGTTCATAGACAAAGAACCTTTAGAGAATATGGCCGATTTCCTGGTGCTGTTCAACCAGAATCTACCCCCCGATATCAGGGCTTTAAGCATCAAAGAAGTAGATGCCGGTTTCAATATCATTCAGCATCCAAAAAAGAAAGAATATTTGTATCTGTTTTCCTTCGGAAGAAAAAGCCATCCGTTTGCAGCACCTCTTATGGCTACTTTTCCTGAAGATTTGGATATTGACCTCATGATGCAGGGTGCACGGATGTTTGAAGGCCATCATTCCTTTCATAATTTTTGTACAAAACCCACGCCTCATACAGTAGTGGAACGGGAAATCGAATTTTGCGAAATAATACTGAACACAAAAATCACCGCGAGTTTCTTTCCCGAAAGGTCTTACCTGCTAAGGGTGACCGGCACCGGATTTTTACGCAACCAGATAAGGCTGATGATGGGAACGCTGGTACAGCTGGGAAGGGGAGAACTCTCTTTGGCCGATCTTGAAAAAAGCCTGGACCCCAATATTAAAATGCCCGTGAACTACATCGCCCCCGGCAGCGGGCTCATCCTGAACAAAGTGGATTTTACCTGA
- a CDS encoding TIGR03885 family FMN-dependent LLM class oxidoreductase gives MKIGYHASHEQFTPRHLLKLVQQAEDAGFKAVLSSDHFHPWSDTQGESGFAWSWLGAAMQATNLEFGIVNAPGQRYHPAIIAQAVATLDQMFPGRFFLCSGSGQLLNENITGEKWPAKRDRNKRLQESVEVMQRLWREDDYLNHKGMFTVERAKLFTKPAKIPTVFGAAITEKTAAWLSTWADAMITISKPKEELEKMVKAFRNGGGKKKPMALKVQISYARNRDKALDGAWEQWKNNIYPSKVIADIDSPEKFDAMGQNTRKEDVEKHVIVGSDADTFIEKIKEYESLGFEKIVIHNVNKQQEDYIDFFKKEVLPNFNQN, from the coding sequence ATGAAAATAGGATATCACGCTTCCCATGAACAATTTACGCCCCGCCATTTGCTCAAACTGGTTCAACAAGCCGAAGATGCTGGCTTTAAAGCCGTGTTGTCTTCAGATCATTTTCACCCGTGGAGTGACACCCAGGGGGAAAGCGGGTTTGCCTGGAGCTGGCTTGGAGCAGCCATGCAGGCTACCAACCTTGAATTTGGAATTGTTAATGCGCCGGGCCAGAGATATCATCCCGCGATTATTGCCCAGGCTGTAGCTACGCTAGATCAAATGTTTCCGGGAAGGTTTTTCTTGTGTTCGGGGAGCGGCCAGCTGCTCAATGAGAATATTACAGGTGAAAAATGGCCTGCAAAAAGAGACAGGAATAAAAGGCTCCAAGAGTCGGTCGAGGTGATGCAACGCCTGTGGCGGGAAGACGATTATCTTAATCACAAGGGAATGTTCACTGTTGAACGTGCAAAACTTTTCACCAAACCTGCTAAAATCCCAACGGTATTTGGCGCAGCCATTACCGAAAAAACTGCAGCCTGGTTATCTACATGGGCCGATGCCATGATTACCATTTCCAAGCCTAAAGAGGAACTTGAAAAAATGGTTAAAGCCTTTAGGAATGGCGGAGGAAAAAAGAAACCCATGGCGTTAAAAGTACAGATCTCATATGCAAGAAACAGGGACAAAGCACTTGATGGGGCATGGGAGCAATGGAAGAACAACATCTATCCAAGCAAGGTGATTGCCGATATAGACAGCCCCGAAAAATTTGATGCCATGGGGCAGAATACCAGGAAAGAAGATGTGGAGAAACATGTGATCGTAGGGAGTGATGCAGATACTTTTATCGAAAAGATCAAAGAATATGAAAGCCTGGGATTCGAAAAAATTGTGATCCACAATGTAAATAAACAGCAGGAAGATTATATAGACTTCTTTAAAAAAGAAGTATTGCCCAATTTTAACCAGAATTAG